A region of Mesorhizobium sp. M3A.F.Ca.ET.080.04.2.1 DNA encodes the following proteins:
- a CDS encoding ABC transporter ATP-binding protein/permease: MADQLDQLPETQRAAVSVEASSLSDQVATIGLALKASPVRRWLLWTSVGMVGVIVATAMGQVLLNRWNQPFYDALARRDMADFLHQLLVFAAIAGGLLVLNIGQTWLNQMIRLKLREALTLDLIEEWMRPARAFRLANAGAIGVNPDQRMQQDAGHLSDLSTDLGVGLLQSFILLVSFVGVLWQLSSGFVFHIGDRSLAIPGYMVWAAFLYAGTASWLSWLVGRPLIGLNSDRYTREAELRSSMVRVNENVDAIALYRGEADARRRLQLDLGAVLGAMRRIYTAQINLAWVTDTYGWITVVAPILVAAPVYFSGTISFGGLMMAVGAFNQVHSSLRWFINNIGAIADWRATLMRVADFRIALNETDVLHDREKRIAFADNADGSMTFERLEVASPEGCTRLADEHVEIRAGERVMITGEPGAGKTLFFRALAGLWPWGSGKIGLPEGEAPIFVPRVPYFPAGTLREVLDHANGSAPASDAEIAAVLAEVGLERLSSSLDRSGRWERELGDDEQRSLAFARLALRKPNWVIIDEALDAFDGPSLRRVLSMLEKRLPETAILNIGRGLHNVQFFPRSLTIVKDSGAPALKPARVRAGAIEPPPVVARRRK; the protein is encoded by the coding sequence ATGGCTGATCAACTGGATCAATTGCCCGAAACCCAGCGGGCCGCCGTGTCGGTCGAGGCCAGCAGCCTTTCCGATCAGGTGGCGACGATCGGGCTGGCGCTCAAAGCATCACCAGTTCGCAGGTGGCTGCTGTGGACGTCGGTCGGCATGGTGGGCGTCATCGTCGCGACGGCGATGGGCCAGGTCCTGCTCAACCGCTGGAACCAACCGTTCTACGATGCGCTGGCGCGCCGCGACATGGCGGACTTCCTGCACCAGCTTCTCGTCTTCGCGGCCATTGCCGGCGGGCTGCTGGTGCTCAACATCGGCCAGACCTGGCTCAACCAGATGATCCGGCTGAAGCTGCGCGAGGCGCTGACGCTCGATCTGATCGAGGAATGGATGCGACCCGCGCGCGCTTTCCGGCTGGCCAATGCCGGAGCGATCGGCGTCAATCCCGATCAGCGCATGCAGCAGGATGCCGGGCATCTGTCCGACCTGTCGACGGATCTCGGCGTCGGGCTGCTGCAATCGTTCATCCTGCTCGTGTCCTTCGTCGGCGTGCTGTGGCAATTGTCCTCGGGTTTCGTCTTCCACATCGGCGATCGCTCCTTGGCAATACCGGGCTACATGGTCTGGGCGGCCTTCCTCTATGCCGGCACGGCCTCCTGGCTGAGCTGGCTGGTCGGACGTCCGCTGATCGGCCTCAACAGCGATCGCTACACACGGGAGGCTGAGCTGCGCTCCTCCATGGTGCGGGTCAACGAGAATGTCGACGCCATCGCGCTTTACCGTGGCGAAGCCGATGCAAGGCGACGGCTTCAGCTCGACCTCGGCGCGGTGCTCGGCGCCATGCGGCGCATCTACACCGCCCAGATCAACCTGGCCTGGGTGACCGATACCTATGGCTGGATCACCGTGGTGGCGCCGATCCTGGTCGCTGCCCCGGTTTATTTCTCGGGTACTATCAGTTTCGGCGGGCTGATGATGGCGGTCGGCGCCTTCAATCAGGTGCACTCGTCATTGCGCTGGTTCATCAACAACATCGGCGCCATCGCCGATTGGCGCGCCACGCTGATGCGGGTGGCAGACTTCCGCATCGCGCTCAACGAAACCGATGTGCTGCACGACAGGGAAAAGCGCATTGCGTTCGCTGATAATGCCGATGGCAGCATGACGTTCGAAAGACTCGAGGTAGCCTCGCCGGAGGGATGCACGAGGCTCGCCGACGAGCATGTCGAGATTCGTGCCGGCGAGCGCGTGATGATCACCGGCGAGCCGGGCGCCGGCAAGACACTGTTCTTCCGCGCCCTTGCGGGCCTGTGGCCGTGGGGCAGCGGGAAGATCGGCCTGCCGGAGGGAGAAGCGCCCATCTTCGTGCCTCGCGTTCCCTATTTTCCGGCCGGAACGTTGCGCGAGGTGCTCGACCATGCGAACGGATCTGCGCCGGCGAGCGATGCCGAGATCGCGGCGGTGCTTGCCGAGGTTGGTCTCGAACGGCTGTCGTCCTCGCTCGACCGCAGCGGACGCTGGGAACGTGAACTGGGCGATGACGAACAACGCTCGCTCGCCTTTGCCCGGCTCGCCCTGCGGAAACCGAACTGGGTGATCATCGATGAGGCCCTGGACGCCTTCGATGGCCCATCGCTGAGGCGGGTGCTGTCGATGCTGGAGAAGCGTTTGCCCGAGACAGCTATCCTCAACATCGGCCGCGGCCTGCACAACGTCCAGTTCTTCCCGCGCTCGTTGACGATCGTGAAGGATTCCGGCGCACCAGCGCTGAAACCTGCTCGCGTCAGGGCTGGCGCAATCGAACCGCCGCCGGTTGTCGCCCGCCGCCGGAAATAG
- a CDS encoding DUF1194 domain-containing protein, translating into MLEMFSLLACLACAEAAPLPAPGQDMAVDVELVLAVDISQSMDEGEFVLQRAGYVDALRHPDFIRAVRSGSNGRIALAYFEWAGVVRDDGVIGWQIVDGQESADAFADKIAQRPFRSFRGTSISGALGFGAGLLEKTGFSAPRRVIDISGDGPNNSGLPVAMIRNAVLARGIVINGLPILISPSPSIGHLDAYYADCVTGGPGSFVLPIYSAAEFSTAIRRKLIQEVSGITRETTVRIEAAPPVDCLQGERDRRKYSDPYFPELDR; encoded by the coding sequence ATGCTCGAGATGTTCAGCCTGCTTGCCTGTCTTGCCTGCGCCGAGGCGGCGCCGCTGCCGGCACCTGGCCAGGATATGGCGGTCGACGTCGAACTCGTGCTTGCCGTCGACATCTCGCAGTCGATGGACGAGGGCGAATTCGTCCTGCAGCGCGCCGGCTATGTCGATGCGTTGCGCCATCCCGATTTCATCCGGGCGGTGCGATCGGGCAGCAACGGCCGGATTGCGCTCGCCTATTTCGAATGGGCGGGCGTGGTGCGCGACGACGGCGTCATCGGCTGGCAGATCGTCGACGGCCAGGAGAGTGCCGACGCTTTCGCCGACAAGATCGCCCAGCGTCCGTTCCGGAGTTTTCGCGGTACCTCGATTTCCGGCGCGCTGGGCTTCGGCGCAGGGCTTCTGGAGAAAACCGGCTTCTCGGCGCCGCGCCGCGTGATCGACATATCGGGCGACGGACCGAACAATTCCGGGCTGCCTGTCGCCATGATCCGCAATGCCGTCCTGGCGAGGGGCATCGTCATCAACGGGCTGCCGATCCTGATCAGCCCATCGCCAAGCATCGGCCATCTCGATGCCTACTATGCCGACTGCGTGACGGGCGGACCCGGTTCCTTCGTGCTGCCGATCTACTCGGCTGCCGAGTTCTCGACGGCCATACGCCGCAAGCTGATCCAGGAGGTGAGCGGCATCACCCGGGAGACCACGGTCAGGATCGAGGCGGCGCCGCCTGTCGATTGCCTGCAGGGCGAGCGCGATCGGCGGAAATATTCCGACCCGTACTTTCCCGAACTCGACCGATGA